Proteins from a single region of Pseudarthrobacter sp. NIBRBAC000502772:
- a CDS encoding GNAT family N-acetyltransferase, whose amino-acid sequence MTLDPGSAAIIQLAWARHLGLDDGAFAASLTSGERIVRANDAAETVEFVRLFGSSALVGPQWVIDAAAGIPDEEMAHHVTLLTLTRSHGGHGLGSAALFFADDLPLRQPSEELTVSHGNPEAIELEGLCPPDDVNEVRLSELENRYTILHEVDGLRVPVACGAYGEWEGLLAQMGVLVDPEWRRRGLGSVAASIAAHEALAAGLTIQWRAEVSNTGAVALARQLGLSTGGIQTSVHLG is encoded by the coding sequence ATGACTCTTGACCCCGGTTCCGCCGCCATCATCCAGCTCGCTTGGGCCCGGCATTTGGGGCTCGACGACGGCGCTTTCGCAGCGTCGCTGACTTCCGGCGAGCGGATAGTCAGGGCCAACGACGCTGCAGAGACTGTGGAGTTCGTCAGGCTGTTCGGCAGCTCGGCACTGGTGGGGCCGCAATGGGTCATTGACGCGGCGGCCGGAATTCCGGACGAGGAGATGGCGCATCATGTGACCCTCCTGACCCTGACTCGGTCCCATGGAGGCCACGGCCTGGGCTCGGCGGCGTTGTTCTTTGCCGACGACCTGCCACTGCGCCAGCCTTCCGAAGAGCTGACCGTGTCCCACGGAAATCCGGAGGCGATCGAGCTCGAGGGCCTGTGCCCGCCGGACGACGTCAACGAAGTGCGCCTGTCAGAACTCGAGAACCGCTACACGATCCTCCATGAGGTGGACGGGCTGCGTGTTCCGGTGGCCTGCGGCGCCTACGGGGAGTGGGAAGGACTTCTCGCGCAGATGGGAGTCCTGGTGGACCCCGAGTGGCGGCGCCGCGGGCTGGGATCCGTGGCCGCATCGATCGCAGCCCACGAGGCCCTCGCGGCGGGCCTCACCATCCAGTGGCGCGCCGAAGTCAGCAACACCGGGGCGGTGGCCCTGGCGCGGCAGCTGGGCCTGTCCACCGGCGGCATCCAGACCAGCGTGCACCTGGGCTGA
- a CDS encoding DHA2 family efflux MFS transporter permease subunit: protein MENVARPWPALWSLVIGFFMILIDTTIVSVANPSIMEGLETDINAVIWVTSAYLLAYAVPLLITGRLGDRFGPKKLYLSGLVVFTLASLWCGLAGDVQTLITARIFQGLGAAIMTPQTMAVITRIFPPDRRGAAMGLWGATAGLATLVGPILGGLLVDSLGWEWIFFINVPVGIVGFILAWRFVPTLSTHPHKFDIPGVLLSAAGLFLLVFGIQEGETYNWGTIVGPVSVWGLIITGMVVLGAFILWQRFNKGEPLLPLGLFRDRNFSLANIGITTVGFTVTAFALPLIFYYQLVRGMTPTESALMMVPMALISGGLAPVVGKIIDRVDPKYITAGGLVLMAVALFWNSALMHPDTPILLFLLPSAVLGFANAGIWAPLSSTATRNLPPRQAGAGSGVYNTTRQIGAVLGSAAIAVLIQARLAAELPAHGPGAGGMEFSGQLPEALHEGFSTAMGQSILLPAGVILVGAAVALFFAKPKAVAGWSGQPAAPAVEATRASQAASQK, encoded by the coding sequence TTGGAAAATGTAGCGCGGCCCTGGCCAGCCCTCTGGTCCCTGGTCATCGGGTTCTTTATGATCCTGATCGACACCACCATCGTTTCGGTGGCCAACCCCAGCATCATGGAGGGACTGGAAACGGACATCAATGCCGTGATCTGGGTGACCAGCGCCTACCTGCTGGCCTACGCCGTGCCGCTGCTGATCACTGGCCGGCTCGGCGACCGCTTCGGACCCAAGAAGCTCTACCTCTCCGGCCTCGTGGTCTTCACGCTCGCCTCCCTCTGGTGCGGGCTGGCCGGTGACGTCCAGACGCTGATCACGGCCCGGATCTTCCAAGGCCTGGGCGCCGCCATCATGACGCCGCAGACCATGGCGGTGATCACCAGGATCTTCCCGCCGGACCGCCGGGGCGCCGCCATGGGCCTGTGGGGCGCCACCGCGGGCCTGGCAACGCTGGTGGGACCAATCCTGGGCGGCCTGCTCGTGGACAGCCTCGGCTGGGAATGGATCTTCTTCATCAACGTCCCGGTCGGCATCGTTGGATTTATCCTCGCCTGGCGGTTCGTCCCCACCCTCAGCACGCACCCCCATAAGTTCGACATCCCGGGCGTGCTGCTCAGCGCCGCCGGGCTGTTCCTCCTGGTGTTCGGCATCCAGGAAGGCGAGACGTACAACTGGGGGACCATCGTGGGCCCCGTCAGCGTCTGGGGTCTCATCATCACGGGCATGGTGGTGCTTGGGGCGTTCATTCTCTGGCAGCGCTTCAACAAGGGCGAGCCGCTCCTGCCACTGGGCCTGTTCCGGGACCGCAATTTCTCCTTGGCCAACATCGGGATCACCACCGTTGGCTTCACCGTGACCGCCTTCGCGCTGCCGCTCATTTTCTACTACCAGCTGGTGCGGGGCATGACGCCCACCGAATCGGCGCTCATGATGGTTCCCATGGCCCTCATCTCCGGTGGCCTGGCGCCCGTGGTGGGCAAGATCATCGACCGTGTCGATCCGAAGTACATCACTGCCGGCGGGCTGGTCCTGATGGCCGTGGCGCTGTTCTGGAACTCCGCCCTGATGCACCCGGATACACCGATCCTGCTCTTCCTCCTGCCCAGCGCCGTCCTGGGGTTCGCGAATGCCGGCATCTGGGCGCCCCTGAGCTCCACGGCCACGCGCAATCTGCCCCCGCGTCAGGCCGGGGCAGGTTCCGGGGTCTACAACACCACCCGCCAGATCGGCGCGGTACTGGGCAGCGCGGCCATCGCAGTGCTCATCCAGGCGCGCCTGGCCGCGGAGCTTCCCGCGCACGGTCCCGGGGCGGGCGGAATGGAATTCTCCGGCCAGTTGCCCGAGGCGCTCCATGAGGGATTCTCGACGGCGATGGGACAGTCCATCCTGCTTCCTGCCGGTGTGATCCTGGTGGGCGCTGCCGTGGCACTGTTCTTCGCCAAGCCCAAGGCCGTGGCGGGCTGGAGCGGTCAGCCGGCGGCTCCGGCCGTAGAGGCCACCCGGGCGTCCCAGGCGGCGTCACAAAAGTAG
- a CDS encoding ankyrin repeat domain-containing protein — MTENTAPDAATPGAAKPEAAPDDEAVALAHRLFQAAREGDTGLLRRYLEAGAPATMTNTAGDSLLMLAAYHGHAETVQLILEHGGEANTANDRGQTPLAGAAFKGYVDVSRVLLDAGADPDAGSPSARAAAQMFARTDILDLLGN, encoded by the coding sequence ATGACCGAGAACACCGCACCCGACGCCGCTACGCCCGGCGCCGCCAAACCCGAGGCCGCGCCCGACGACGAAGCGGTGGCGTTGGCGCACCGGCTCTTCCAGGCTGCCCGGGAGGGGGACACCGGCCTGCTGCGGAGATATCTCGAGGCCGGGGCGCCCGCCACCATGACCAACACTGCGGGCGATTCGCTGCTGATGCTGGCCGCCTACCACGGCCACGCTGAGACGGTACAGCTGATCCTGGAGCACGGCGGAGAGGCCAACACGGCCAACGACCGCGGCCAGACCCCCTTGGCCGGTGCAGCATTCAAGGGGTATGTGGACGTGTCCCGCGTGTTGCTGGACGCCGGTGCAGATCCCGACGCCGGCAGCCCCTCCGCCCGGGCCGCCGCGCAGATGTTCGCCCGCACCGACATCCTCGATCTGCTGGGCAACTGA
- a CDS encoding folate-binding protein YgfZ, which yields MTTPSPLLSRPGAVEATGADTGVASHYGEPLREQRALAAGTAVVDLSHRGVVTVSGPDRLTWLNTLSSQQVTGLQPGESSELLLLSIQGRIEFDARVVDDGGTTWLIVEAAEAAPLAEWLNKMKFMLRVEVTDVSADWAVLGSTKTVEEWSGLLAWRDPWPHVGAGGYSYAVVPEEGHPGLERPWIEYLVPAAALEDTLADRPLAGVMAAEALRIAAWRPRLGAETDDKTIPHELDLLRTAVHLSKGCYKGQETIARVHNLGHPPRRLVFLQLDGSQHTMPAPGSQVMLGERKVGTVTSVAQHYEMGPVALAVIKRSVAPDEMLTVLDGEEPYIAAQEVIVAPDAGQVVGRQTGFLRGTRS from the coding sequence ATGACTACTCCCAGCCCCCTACTGTCGCGCCCCGGCGCCGTCGAGGCCACCGGCGCGGACACCGGCGTCGCATCCCACTACGGTGAGCCGTTGCGTGAGCAGCGCGCCCTCGCGGCCGGCACCGCCGTCGTCGACCTCTCCCACCGCGGCGTGGTGACGGTCAGCGGTCCGGACCGGCTGACCTGGCTGAACACCCTGTCTTCCCAGCAGGTCACCGGCCTGCAGCCGGGGGAGTCAAGTGAGTTGCTGCTATTGAGTATCCAGGGCCGGATCGAGTTTGACGCCCGTGTAGTGGACGACGGCGGGACCACCTGGCTGATTGTTGAAGCCGCCGAGGCTGCACCGCTGGCTGAGTGGCTGAACAAAATGAAGTTCATGCTGCGCGTGGAGGTCACCGACGTCTCCGCCGACTGGGCCGTGCTCGGGTCCACCAAGACTGTGGAGGAATGGTCCGGGCTGCTGGCCTGGCGGGATCCGTGGCCGCACGTCGGCGCCGGCGGCTACTCCTACGCTGTGGTTCCGGAGGAAGGGCACCCGGGGCTGGAGCGCCCCTGGATCGAGTACCTCGTCCCGGCCGCTGCACTTGAGGACACGTTGGCGGACCGCCCGCTGGCCGGTGTTATGGCGGCCGAAGCCCTGCGTATTGCCGCGTGGCGCCCCAGGCTGGGCGCGGAAACCGACGACAAAACCATTCCGCACGAACTGGACCTCCTCCGCACCGCCGTGCACTTGTCGAAGGGCTGCTACAAAGGCCAGGAGACCATCGCCCGCGTGCACAACCTGGGCCATCCGCCGCGGCGCCTGGTGTTCCTCCAGCTGGACGGATCGCAGCACACCATGCCCGCGCCCGGTAGCCAGGTCATGCTGGGCGAGCGGAAGGTCGGAACAGTGACCTCCGTTGCGCAGCACTACGAAATGGGCCCGGTGGCGCTGGCCGTCATCAAACGGTCCGTCGCACCGGACGAAATGCTGACCGTGCTGGACGGCGAGGAGCCTTACATCGCTGCCCAGGAAGTAATTGTTGCCCCCGACGCCGGCCAGGTAGTGGGACGCCAGACTGGATTCCTGAGGGGGACCCGCTCATGA
- a CDS encoding flavodoxin family protein, with protein sequence MATQKDSTDYSDLKAVFFNGTLKRSPETSNTEGLINVSRLIMEKQGVSTRVIRTVDHDIASGVYPDMTEHGWPSDEWPELYPAVEEADIVVVAGPIWLGDNSSQTKKLIERLYAHSGELNHKGQWVFYPKVGGCLITGNEDGIKHCSMNVLYSLQHIGFTIPPQADAGWIGPVGPGPSYLDEGSGGPESDFTNRNTTFMTWNLLHFARMLKDAGGIPAYGNLPEEWKAGTRFDFENPEYR encoded by the coding sequence AAGGCTGTGTTCTTCAACGGCACTCTGAAACGGTCGCCGGAGACCAGCAACACCGAAGGCCTGATCAATGTCAGCCGCCTCATCATGGAGAAGCAGGGCGTGAGCACCCGCGTGATCAGGACTGTCGATCACGACATCGCCAGCGGTGTTTACCCGGACATGACCGAGCACGGCTGGCCGTCCGATGAGTGGCCGGAACTGTACCCTGCAGTTGAAGAGGCCGACATTGTGGTGGTGGCCGGTCCCATCTGGCTGGGCGACAACTCCTCCCAGACCAAGAAGCTGATCGAACGGCTTTACGCGCATTCGGGGGAACTCAACCACAAGGGCCAATGGGTGTTCTACCCCAAAGTTGGCGGCTGCCTGATCACCGGCAACGAGGACGGCATCAAGCACTGTTCCATGAACGTGCTGTACAGCCTGCAGCACATCGGCTTCACCATCCCTCCCCAGGCCGACGCCGGCTGGATCGGCCCGGTTGGCCCCGGCCCGAGCTATCTTGACGAAGGCTCCGGCGGCCCCGAATCCGACTTCACCAACCGCAACACCACTTTTATGACATGGAACCTGCTGCATTTCGCCCGGATGCTTAAGGACGCCGGCGGGATTCCCGCCTACGGCAATCTTCCTGAAGAATGGAAAGCCGGAACACGCTTCGACTTCGAAAACCCGGAATACCGCTGA